A single region of the Salipaludibacillus sp. LMS25 genome encodes:
- a CDS encoding LTA synthase family protein: MKSFLHAHRFMLFCLGVLWLKTFIVSTLTFDLTINQFLEAIVFALNPLAFLLVVFSLGLLLKAKYQRLYYFSVSTLLTIILYANAVYYREFTDIITLPMLVMGGKMGDLSTSIVELVQWYDVLFFVDLVIIAILMVKQPPSLAVNKVTFKKTRSKYAVLAIVVGTIVGAGQIDLGDQRSHSFNRDTAIESMGIYNFYVYDAYLHLTTRSQTVFADRDDWESIDGHLANYEVEPNPDYHGIAAGMNVVVVSMESVEAFVINETINGEEITPFLNELIEDSFYFENFYDQTGQGKTSDAEFMINNSLYPLGRGAVFHTHSNNELTPLPRALQGNNYYTVSFHANDKTFYNRDIMYENLGYEYYFDIASYEVTGENSVGWGLKDVAFMEQSMAYMDELPEPFFATMLTLTNHFPYELDEEDQFVDPYDSESDILNRYFPTVRYTDEALKTLFDEMKEQGLYENTMFVLYGDHYGIAESHYSHLSEFLGYDITPDEAMKLNRVPLIIHIPGLEEEAKTFDTVSGHVDVMPTLLNLLGLSEEEHVMFGRDLLAEGRDDFAVLRNGNIVTDEIIYTKEACYDALDGTELDVTNCENDIRRGQRELNYSDEIIYSDLIRFKDD; the protein is encoded by the coding sequence ATGAAAAGCTTTTTACATGCACATCGTTTTATGTTGTTTTGTCTAGGAGTCCTTTGGCTAAAAACATTTATTGTCTCAACACTAACTTTTGATTTAACGATAAATCAGTTTTTAGAAGCGATTGTGTTTGCTTTGAACCCGTTGGCATTTTTACTTGTCGTATTTAGTTTGGGATTGTTGCTTAAAGCAAAATACCAAAGACTCTATTATTTTTCTGTCAGTACGTTATTAACAATTATTCTTTACGCTAATGCTGTTTATTATCGTGAATTTACAGATATTATCACCCTCCCTATGCTCGTGATGGGCGGCAAAATGGGAGATTTAAGTACAAGTATCGTTGAGCTTGTGCAATGGTATGATGTTCTATTTTTTGTTGACCTCGTGATTATTGCGATTCTCATGGTCAAACAACCGCCTTCTCTCGCTGTCAACAAAGTGACTTTTAAGAAAACGCGTTCAAAGTATGCTGTATTAGCTATCGTAGTGGGTACTATTGTTGGGGCTGGCCAAATCGATTTAGGTGACCAGCGTAGTCACTCATTCAATAGAGACACAGCGATAGAAAGTATGGGGATATACAATTTTTATGTATATGATGCTTATCTTCATTTAACAACCCGGTCTCAGACGGTTTTTGCTGATCGTGATGATTGGGAGAGTATTGATGGGCACTTAGCAAACTATGAAGTTGAGCCTAATCCTGATTATCATGGGATAGCGGCAGGCATGAATGTGGTGGTCGTGTCCATGGAATCCGTTGAGGCATTTGTTATTAATGAGACGATTAATGGTGAGGAAATTACCCCATTTTTAAATGAGTTAATTGAAGACAGCTTTTATTTTGAAAATTTTTACGATCAAACAGGCCAGGGGAAAACCTCGGATGCAGAATTTATGATTAACAATTCACTTTATCCGTTAGGGCGGGGGGCTGTTTTTCACACGCATTCTAATAATGAATTAACACCACTCCCTAGGGCTTTACAAGGTAATAATTATTATACCGTGTCTTTCCATGCAAACGATAAAACTTTCTACAATAGGGATATTATGTATGAAAATTTAGGGTATGAGTATTATTTCGATATTGCTTCTTATGAGGTGACAGGCGAAAATTCTGTCGGATGGGGTTTGAAAGACGTGGCGTTTATGGAGCAATCAATGGCCTATATGGATGAACTGCCAGAGCCATTTTTTGCGACGATGCTGACGTTAACAAATCACTTTCCTTATGAACTTGATGAAGAAGATCAGTTTGTTGATCCGTATGACTCGGAAAGTGATATTCTCAATCGGTATTTTCCTACTGTCCGTTATACAGACGAAGCGCTAAAAACGCTATTTGATGAGATGAAAGAACAAGGGCTTTACGAAAATACGATGTTCGTGTTGTATGGTGATCATTATGGTATTGCAGAAAGTCATTATAGCCACCTGTCTGAGTTTCTCGGCTATGACATTACACCGGATGAAGCAATGAAGTTAAATAGAGTTCCGCTCATTATTCACATACCAGGTTTGGAGGAAGAGGCGAAAACATTCGATACCGTGTCAGGGCATGTAGACGTCATGCCTACATTGTTGAACCTATTAGGCTTGTCCGAAGAGGAACATGTCATGTTCGGGAGAGATTTATTAGCGGAGGGCCGAGATGACTTCGCTGTTCTGAGAAACGGAAACATCGTGACGGATGAGATCATTTATACGAAAGAAGCTTGCTATGATGCATTAGACGGTACAGAGTTGGATGTGACTAACTGTGAAAACGATATAAGGCGAGGTCAGCGAGAACTTAACTATTCTGATGAGATTATCTACAGTGACCTTATCCGTTTTAAAGATGATTGA
- a CDS encoding YjiH family protein, with translation MAVNDIQNPPKSAIWKFLIPSLIGVGLFMTPIPTDDGFTIPIALLSSSLESILINYLPTIMTCVILVSFLGTVVYKLAPKQTIKESPFLKNLFDVTPFWYVVRLIATIFAVLTLFEIGPEVIYSADTGGLLLGDLLPLLFTIFLFAGLFLPLLLNFGLLEFFGSMLAKIMRPLFTLPGRSSIDSLASWLGDGTIGVILTNKQYEEGFYSKREAAVIGTTFSVVSITFSLVVIDKVGLGHMFFPFYMTVIVTGIVTALIMPRIPPLSRKPQEYINGKESKLDESLPDAFANQSFGSLKYGFHLATLRASKSPGIVSFFKYGSKNVLDMWLGVAPVIMAFGTIALVIAESETFPLFTWLGMPFIPLLELMQVPEAAAASETIIVGFADMFLPALFASGIESEMTRFIIATLSVSQLIFLSEVGGVLLGSKIPLNIKDLFIIFLERTIISLPIIVGIAHIIF, from the coding sequence ATGGCTGTTAATGATATACAGAACCCACCCAAATCTGCTATTTGGAAATTCCTAATCCCGTCCCTTATCGGTGTCGGTTTATTTATGACACCCATCCCTACTGACGATGGTTTTACCATCCCTATTGCATTATTATCAAGTAGCTTAGAAAGTATTCTTATTAACTACCTTCCTACTATCATGACGTGTGTTATACTCGTTAGTTTTTTAGGGACAGTCGTTTATAAACTAGCACCTAAGCAAACTATTAAAGAGAGTCCCTTCTTAAAAAATCTATTTGATGTGACACCCTTTTGGTATGTCGTCAGATTAATTGCAACGATTTTTGCTGTTCTGACTCTTTTTGAAATTGGACCTGAAGTGATCTATTCAGCTGATACAGGGGGTCTCCTGCTTGGTGATCTATTACCGCTCTTATTCACTATTTTCTTGTTTGCTGGATTGTTTCTTCCATTGCTTTTAAATTTTGGTCTTCTTGAATTTTTCGGAAGCATGCTAGCAAAAATTATGCGTCCGCTCTTTACACTTCCGGGAAGATCTTCGATTGATTCACTTGCTTCCTGGCTAGGTGATGGCACAATCGGAGTTATTCTAACGAACAAGCAATACGAAGAAGGCTTTTATTCAAAACGGGAAGCAGCTGTCATTGGGACAACGTTTTCTGTCGTTTCCATTACCTTCTCTCTCGTGGTCATCGACAAAGTTGGCCTTGGTCATATGTTCTTTCCATTTTATATGACTGTCATTGTGACGGGAATTGTGACGGCTTTAATCATGCCAAGAATTCCACCCTTGTCGCGAAAACCTCAAGAATATATTAATGGTAAGGAAAGCAAGCTAGATGAGTCATTACCTGACGCTTTTGCTAATCAATCATTTGGGTCATTAAAATACGGCTTTCATTTAGCAACGTTAAGAGCTTCTAAAAGCCCTGGCATTGTCTCTTTCTTCAAATATGGCAGTAAAAATGTTCTTGATATGTGGCTCGGTGTTGCCCCCGTCATTATGGCGTTTGGTACGATCGCTCTCGTCATTGCAGAAAGTGAAACATTCCCACTATTCACATGGCTTGGAATGCCGTTCATTCCCCTTCTTGAACTCATGCAAGTACCAGAAGCTGCAGCTGCATCTGAAACGATTATCGTCGGATTTGCTGATATGTTTCTTCCTGCACTATTTGCATCAGGGATAGAAAGTGAGATGACGCGATTTATTATCGCCACGCTCTCCGTATCTCAATTAATCTTCTTATCGGAAGTTGGCGGCGTTTTACTAGGGTCGAAAATCCCGCTAAATATAAAAGATTTATTTATCATTTTCCTAGAAAGAACGATTATTTCATTACCGATTATCGTAGGAATTGCCCATATTATTTTTTAA
- a CDS encoding methionine ABC transporter permease, with translation MSGIIDFFINFPHFIDRWGEDLWSSTIETFQMVGISLSISVIIGLPLGILLVLTRPGKSMENRVLYLTLNVVINILRSIPFIILLFFLLPFTKVIVGTSIGVKGVILPLVFYTAPYIARLMESALLEVDKGVLEAYEAMGIKTRHIIWHVMVREAKPSIILGLTIAIIGLIGATAMAGLVAAGGLGDLAYRIGHLRYETDVMYVAIIILIVLIQGIQSIGNVLASRAKKD, from the coding sequence ATGAGTGGAATCATAGACTTTTTTATCAATTTCCCTCACTTTATTGATCGATGGGGCGAGGACCTTTGGTCAAGTACGATTGAAACCTTTCAAATGGTTGGGATATCATTATCTATTTCTGTCATTATCGGCTTGCCATTAGGGATTTTACTCGTCTTAACCCGTCCAGGTAAAAGTATGGAGAACAGAGTACTTTATTTAACACTTAACGTCGTGATCAATATATTACGATCGATTCCGTTTATCATTTTGCTTTTTTTCCTATTACCATTTACGAAGGTAATAGTAGGGACATCTATTGGTGTAAAAGGCGTTATTCTCCCACTCGTTTTTTATACAGCACCTTACATTGCCCGATTAATGGAATCAGCCTTACTGGAAGTGGATAAAGGCGTTTTAGAAGCCTATGAGGCAATGGGGATTAAAACCCGCCATATTATATGGCATGTGATGGTGAGAGAAGCGAAGCCGTCGATTATTTTAGGCTTAACGATTGCGATCATTGGCTTGATTGGTGCCACAGCTATGGCTGGTCTTGTGGCGGCTGGAGGATTAGGTGACTTAGCTTACCGTATTGGTCATCTTCGCTATGAAACAGATGTTATGTATGTGGCTATCATCATTTTAATTGTATTAATTCAAGGTATTCAATCAATTGGGAACGTATTAGCTTCTAGAGCTAAGAAGGACTAA
- a CDS encoding 5-formyltetrahydrofolate cyclo-ligase: MPIDKQSVREHIWEKMMSEKVGRFPFPLKGRIPNFKGAEKAAALVFELDVYKTAHVVKVNPDSPQLPIRAKVLKDGKTLLVPTPRLKDGFIQVNSENVPPGEEKKAASLKHILQYGHVTPLHKLPTVDLLFAGSVAVNPDGRRIGKGEGYADREYAILRELGHPPMPVIGTIHSVQLVDDDFTTDEFDLTLDYIVTENRVIETGATNNKPSGIHWELVTDEERQAMPVLDEIWRLTQK, encoded by the coding sequence ATGCCAATTGATAAACAATCGGTGAGAGAGCATATATGGGAAAAAATGATGAGTGAGAAAGTCGGACGCTTCCCATTTCCATTAAAGGGAAGAATACCGAACTTTAAAGGGGCAGAAAAAGCGGCGGCTCTTGTATTTGAGTTAGACGTTTATAAAACAGCACACGTTGTAAAAGTTAATCCGGATTCCCCACAATTACCCATCAGAGCCAAGGTCTTAAAAGATGGCAAAACGTTGCTTGTGCCAACTCCGAGACTAAAGGATGGTTTTATTCAAGTGAACTCAGAAAATGTTCCGCCTGGGGAGGAAAAAAAAGCCGCTAGCTTAAAGCATATCCTTCAATACGGACACGTCACACCATTACATAAACTGCCCACTGTCGATTTATTATTTGCAGGATCCGTAGCCGTCAATCCTGACGGGCGTAGAATTGGTAAAGGGGAAGGTTATGCCGATCGAGAATACGCTATTCTGCGTGAATTAGGTCATCCTCCGATGCCTGTTATTGGCACGATCCATTCCGTTCAGTTAGTTGACGACGATTTTACCACAGATGAGTTTGATCTTACACTGGATTATATCGTAACAGAGAATCGTGTCATAGAAACAGGGGCAACAAACAATAAGCCTTCTGGTATTCACTGGGAACTTGTAACGGATGAGGAACGTCAAGCCATGCCAGTATTAGATGAGATTTGGCGATTAACACAAAAATAG
- a CDS encoding aminopeptidase has translation MSTFEEKLDKYAELAVKIGVNIQPGQTLVINAPLSSADFTRKVAHKAYDAGAKLVHVEWNDDELTRIRFDKAPIDSFKEYPEWKAKGYETLAENGAAFMSIKSTDPDLLKGVDSEKIANQNKAQGQAMDTFRSYIQSDKVSWLVISTPSPAWAAKVFPDEAEEAQESKLWEALFEATRVNTHDPVAEWQQHDNTLQTKAALLTDKNYKKLHFKGPGTDLTIELPNNHIWLGGGGPTQDGIHFVANMPTEEVFTAPKSDGVNGTVTNTKPLNYAGNIIDKFTLTFKDGKVIDFTAEQGEETLKHLLETDEGATRLGEVALVPHSSPISQSGILFYNTLYDENASNHIALGSAYSTCLKDGAKMSSDELKQAGLNTSITHVDFMIGSADMDVEGVLSDGSTEAVFRKGEWAI, from the coding sequence ATGTCTACATTTGAAGAAAAGTTAGATAAATATGCTGAGTTAGCTGTCAAGATCGGCGTAAATATTCAACCCGGCCAAACACTTGTCATTAATGCACCGTTAAGCAGCGCCGATTTCACACGTAAAGTCGCTCATAAAGCTTATGATGCTGGTGCAAAACTTGTCCATGTGGAGTGGAATGATGATGAGCTCACCCGTATTCGTTTTGATAAAGCTCCCATTGACTCGTTTAAAGAGTACCCAGAGTGGAAAGCAAAAGGATATGAAACATTGGCAGAAAACGGCGCGGCGTTCATGTCGATTAAGTCAACAGACCCGGATCTCTTAAAGGGTGTAGATAGTGAGAAAATCGCGAATCAGAACAAAGCCCAAGGGCAAGCGATGGATACATTCCGTTCATACATACAATCTGATAAAGTGAGCTGGCTCGTTATTTCCACGCCATCTCCAGCTTGGGCCGCAAAAGTCTTCCCTGATGAAGCTGAGGAAGCACAAGAAAGTAAATTGTGGGAAGCTCTATTTGAAGCAACGCGTGTTAATACTCATGATCCTGTAGCAGAATGGCAACAACACGACAACACGTTACAAACAAAAGCCGCATTATTAACTGATAAAAATTACAAAAAGTTGCATTTCAAAGGGCCTGGGACTGATTTGACCATTGAATTGCCTAACAATCACATCTGGTTGGGTGGGGGTGGACCGACACAAGACGGTATCCATTTCGTAGCAAATATGCCAACAGAAGAAGTATTTACAGCACCGAAATCTGATGGTGTCAATGGCACAGTCACTAATACAAAACCATTAAATTACGCCGGCAACATTATCGATAAGTTTACCTTAACATTTAAAGACGGAAAGGTCATTGACTTTACAGCTGAACAAGGGGAAGAGACATTAAAACATCTATTGGAAACTGATGAGGGTGCAACACGCCTTGGGGAAGTAGCTCTCGTCCCTCATAGTTCACCAATATCTCAATCTGGTATTCTTTTTTATAATACACTTTATGATGAAAACGCCTCAAACCATATTGCTCTCGGCAGCGCCTACTCCACGTGTTTAAAAGATGGGGCAAAAATGTCAAGTGACGAGCTTAAACAAGCAGGATTAAACACGAGTATTACCCATGTTGATTTTATGATCGGCTCTGCTGACATGGATGTTGAAGGGGTACTGAGCGATGGCTCCACGGAAGCGGTCTTTCGTAAAGGAGAATGGGCCATTTAA
- the pxpB gene encoding 5-oxoprolinase subunit PxpB, which yields MYPIFSPLGDRAIRITFSDRLTAEANDVVRRMYSRMKQATLSYMTEMVPGYVTLTMYYAPEKAPTYKTLIHDLRRIVESTPSEQKHEGKARHIILPILYGGEKGVDLEEVAHYHQLTPEDVIKRHSASIYHVYMMGFSPGFPYLGGMDETIATPRRQTPRGHVEAGSVGIAGAQTGVYSIDSPGGWQIIGHTPVKLFDKKSSQPTLLQPGDRLSFKPVTTAEYDDIIKACKKGIYKPEIELR from the coding sequence ATGTATCCAATTTTTTCACCTTTAGGCGATCGTGCTATTCGTATTACGTTTAGTGATCGACTTACTGCGGAAGCGAATGATGTGGTTCGACGCATGTATAGCCGAATGAAACAGGCCACACTGTCTTATATGACGGAAATGGTACCGGGGTATGTGACACTGACGATGTATTATGCCCCAGAAAAAGCGCCTACTTATAAAACATTAATTCACGATTTGCGACGAATTGTTGAGAGTACCCCGTCAGAGCAAAAGCATGAGGGGAAAGCACGTCATATCATATTGCCTATCTTGTATGGGGGCGAAAAAGGTGTTGATCTTGAGGAAGTTGCTCATTATCATCAGTTAACGCCAGAAGACGTTATTAAGCGTCATTCAGCTTCTATTTATCATGTTTATATGATGGGATTTTCCCCAGGCTTCCCTTATTTAGGAGGTATGGACGAGACCATTGCCACCCCTAGGAGACAGACGCCGAGAGGACATGTAGAAGCAGGCTCTGTCGGAATCGCTGGTGCGCAGACGGGGGTGTATTCCATTGATTCACCGGGTGGTTGGCAGATCATTGGTCATACACCTGTAAAGCTGTTTGACAAAAAAAGCTCACAGCCTACCTTATTGCAGCCAGGTGATCGTCTTTCTTTCAAGCCCGTCACTACGGCAGAATATGACGATATTATTAAAGCATGTAAGAAAGGAATATATAAACCGGAGATCGAATTGAGATAG
- a CDS encoding LamB/YcsF family protein: MKRKSVDLNSDIGESFGLYRIGQDEEVLSFITSANVACGYHAGDHNVMNNTVKLAKAQGVAIGAHPGLPDLVGFGRRAMEVTPDDVYNMTVYQVSSLQGFAQLHDENLHHVKPHGALFNMAAKDPSTAEAIASAVRDINASLILYGLAGSELVHAGKKFGLKVAEEVFADRAYEPDGSLKSRAEEGAVIHDLQIAKERVLRMITEGFVSATDGTDIPISADTICVHGDGAQALAFVKELRAMLLSHDIEVKAVTQA, translated from the coding sequence ATGAAGAGGAAATCAGTCGATTTAAACAGCGATATCGGCGAAAGTTTCGGCCTCTATCGGATAGGTCAAGATGAAGAGGTTTTGTCATTTATTACATCAGCAAATGTGGCTTGTGGCTATCATGCTGGAGATCATAATGTGATGAACAATACCGTCAAGCTGGCGAAAGCACAAGGTGTGGCTATAGGTGCTCATCCTGGTCTCCCTGACTTAGTGGGTTTTGGCCGCCGTGCTATGGAAGTGACGCCAGACGATGTGTATAATATGACGGTCTATCAAGTGAGTAGCTTACAAGGGTTTGCACAACTTCACGATGAAAACCTTCATCATGTAAAACCACATGGTGCTTTGTTCAATATGGCTGCAAAAGATCCTTCAACCGCTGAAGCAATTGCTTCGGCTGTGCGAGACATAAATGCATCACTCATCCTTTATGGACTTGCTGGGAGTGAGCTTGTGCACGCGGGGAAAAAATTCGGATTGAAAGTAGCGGAAGAAGTATTTGCTGATAGAGCGTATGAGCCTGATGGTTCGTTAAAGTCACGAGCCGAAGAAGGGGCGGTGATTCACGATCTACAGATAGCTAAAGAAAGAGTTTTGCGTATGATTACCGAAGGATTTGTTTCAGCCACAGATGGAACAGATATTCCAATTTCAGCTGATACAATTTGTGTTCATGGGGACGGCGCTCAAGCACTTGCCTTTGTTAAAGAACTACGAGCGATGTTATTATCTCACGACATAGAAGTGAAGGCTGTGACGCAGGCATGA
- a CDS encoding biotin-dependent carboxyltransferase family protein, whose amino-acid sequence MIPLIKVEESGLHTTIQDSGRYGHQEYGIVPSGPMDPFAFKMANLLAGNKLNEAAIEMTMIGPSLTFLEDTVMAVAGAHLSPTVDNKKIPMWTSVLIHKGQTLRFGKPKYGARAYLAIAGGMKTDKVLGSRSTHTKSRLGGIKGEVLETGDVVPGIQYDKSELYKWKGKSLAHSLRPVYQSHHMVRVIPDVQETFFKKEDVSTFYTHSYKITPQSDRMGYRLTGRKIKREVNEDILSEAVAFGSIQIPSDGNPIVLMADRQTTGGYPKIGTVIHHDLWKVAQLLPGQTLSFQREAVEEGHRWQHYEENLFKKLQMARQRI is encoded by the coding sequence ATGATACCGCTGATTAAAGTAGAAGAATCAGGATTACATACGACAATACAAGATAGTGGAAGATATGGTCATCAGGAATATGGGATTGTACCATCAGGACCTATGGACCCGTTTGCCTTCAAAATGGCTAACCTGTTAGCCGGGAACAAATTGAATGAAGCAGCGATCGAAATGACAATGATCGGGCCTAGCCTGACATTTTTAGAGGATACTGTTATGGCTGTAGCTGGTGCTCATTTATCACCTACTGTCGATAATAAAAAAATACCGATGTGGACAAGTGTTCTTATCCATAAAGGGCAAACGCTGAGATTCGGTAAACCTAAATATGGTGCAAGAGCTTATCTCGCTATAGCTGGTGGAATGAAAACAGACAAGGTTCTAGGTAGTAGATCAACCCATACTAAATCACGGCTCGGTGGTATTAAAGGTGAGGTGCTTGAAACCGGCGATGTGGTGCCAGGTATTCAATATGATAAAAGTGAACTATATAAGTGGAAAGGGAAAAGTCTTGCCCATAGTTTACGTCCAGTCTATCAATCTCACCATATGGTACGTGTCATTCCCGACGTTCAAGAAACCTTTTTTAAAAAGGAAGATGTGTCAACCTTTTACACACATTCTTATAAAATCACACCTCAATCAGATCGAATGGGTTATAGGTTAACAGGTCGGAAAATAAAAAGAGAAGTGAACGAGGACATTCTGTCAGAAGCGGTTGCTTTCGGTTCTATTCAAATTCCCAGTGATGGTAACCCAATTGTCCTCATGGCAGATAGGCAAACAACTGGTGGATATCCGAAAATCGGTACGGTTATTCACCATGATTTATGGAAAGTAGCCCAACTTCTACCTGGTCAAACGTTATCATTTCAAAGAGAGGCAGTAGAAGAAGGCCACCGATGGCAACATTACGAAGAGAATTTATTTAAAAAATTGCAAATGGCACGCCAACGAATTTAA
- a CDS encoding RidA family protein — translation MSKQPIKTTEAPSAIGPYSQAVQLGEMVYASGQIGLDPTTGELVDGLENQTHRVMKNVTAVLKAAGCEMDDVVKTLIFMQNMEDFATVNEIYASYFAEPYPARSAVEVARMPKGALVEVEVIAKKK, via the coding sequence ATGAGTAAACAACCGATAAAAACGACAGAAGCGCCATCAGCGATTGGTCCGTATTCACAAGCTGTTCAGCTAGGAGAGATGGTTTATGCCTCAGGTCAAATTGGACTTGATCCTACAACAGGGGAGCTTGTAGATGGGTTAGAGAACCAAACCCATCGTGTCATGAAAAATGTCACAGCTGTTTTAAAAGCGGCAGGCTGCGAGATGGATGATGTTGTGAAAACTCTTATTTTTATGCAAAACATGGAGGATTTCGCCACAGTGAATGAGATTTATGCGTCTTATTTTGCGGAACCTTATCCAGCTAGAAGTGCTGTTGAAGTGGCACGTATGCCAAAAGGGGCGTTAGTGGAAGTGGAAGTGATCGCTAAAAAGAAATAA
- a CDS encoding alpha-hydroxy-acid oxidizing protein, which yields MTVFDIAADFTVTVEEWEALAKRTLTAPAYDYVASGSGAEETLAKNKTAFRQWDIIPQVLIDVSERDLSVQLLNETLAVPVMLAPVGFQTIVHPDGELAAAGGAAELKVPFVASTVSSFSLEEISAEMKGQAPCYFQLYWPADDDVAASLVARAEAAGYAGIVVTVDTPLLGWREKDMHNRYFPIETGAGIANFLNDPTFQQKYNEGGTLTYKQQIPAIKRILLNQKVTWNKLDWLRQRTTLPIVLKGIMHEEDALLALDYGVDGIIVSNHGGRQLDGTGSALEALDVIANKIQGRLPLVVDGGIRRGPDIIKALALGADTVLIGRPYIYGLTEGKQGVKAVLTSLIKDLDTSVAIAGITHVSSIGRSFVRKYSGPY from the coding sequence GTGACAGTTTTTGATATAGCTGCTGATTTTACAGTCACTGTTGAAGAATGGGAAGCATTAGCGAAGCGCACTTTGACGGCGCCTGCTTATGATTATGTGGCGAGTGGATCAGGAGCTGAAGAAACACTGGCTAAAAATAAGACGGCATTTCGCCAATGGGATATCATACCGCAAGTTCTCATCGATGTGTCGGAAAGAGACTTGTCCGTGCAACTGCTTAATGAGACGTTAGCAGTTCCAGTCATGCTTGCCCCTGTGGGATTTCAAACGATTGTTCATCCAGATGGAGAGCTAGCAGCGGCGGGGGGAGCAGCTGAATTGAAGGTTCCCTTCGTTGCAAGTACCGTGTCATCGTTCTCACTGGAAGAGATAAGTGCTGAAATGAAAGGACAAGCACCGTGCTATTTTCAATTGTACTGGCCGGCTGACGATGATGTGGCCGCTAGTTTGGTAGCACGAGCGGAAGCAGCTGGTTATGCTGGAATCGTAGTCACGGTTGATACCCCATTACTTGGTTGGCGGGAAAAAGACATGCATAATCGTTATTTTCCCATTGAAACAGGAGCAGGCATTGCAAACTTCCTTAATGATCCTACTTTTCAACAGAAATATAATGAGGGTGGAACGTTAACTTATAAACAGCAGATTCCAGCGATTAAACGCATCTTATTAAATCAAAAAGTAACATGGAATAAGTTAGACTGGTTAAGGCAGCGAACCACATTGCCTATCGTGCTTAAGGGGATTATGCACGAAGAAGATGCCCTTTTAGCACTCGACTATGGTGTAGATGGAATTATCGTGTCAAATCACGGCGGAAGACAGCTTGACGGAACGGGAAGTGCCCTTGAAGCACTGGATGTCATTGCCAATAAAATTCAAGGGCGATTACCACTTGTAGTTGACGGGGGCATTAGAAGGGGGCCTGACATTATAAAGGCTCTTGCTCTAGGTGCTGACACGGTGCTTATCGGTAGACCCTACATCTATGGGTTGACTGAAGGGAAGCAAGGAGTAAAAGCGGTGCTGACTAGCCTGATAAAAGACTTAGATACATCGGTTGCTATTGCGGGGATAACACATGTTTCTTCCATCGGTCGATCATTTGTCAGGAAGTACTCAGGGCCATATTAA